One stretch of Pigmentiphaga aceris DNA includes these proteins:
- the cyaY gene encoding iron donor protein CyaY: MNESEFLAVAVAVLDAIEVQVDRWYDEQDIDIEGERNGNVLTLSFEDRSQVVINTQAPMQEIWVASRSGGFHYRLQEDGSWFDSRNNKELADALSEIISEQANTGLRVSLS, from the coding sequence ATGAACGAAAGCGAATTTCTTGCCGTGGCTGTCGCGGTATTGGACGCCATCGAGGTCCAGGTCGACCGTTGGTACGACGAACAGGACATCGATATCGAGGGTGAGCGTAACGGCAATGTGCTGACGCTGAGCTTCGAAGACCGTTCACAGGTGGTGATCAACACCCAGGCTCCGATGCAGGAGATCTGGGTGGCATCCCGCAGCGGTGGTTTCCACTACCGCTTGCAGGAAGACGGCAGCTGGTTCGACTCCCGCAACAACAAGGAGCTGGCCGATGCGCTGTCGGAAATCATTTCCGAGCAGGCCAATACCGGCTTGCGTGTCAGCCTGAGCTGA
- the lptM gene encoding LPS translocon maturation chaperone LptM — MKLSHAVRSTTLRRPGAGSHQGIVATRLGAALLVLGLLAGCGQKGPLFFPGQKPPSKSSSSS; from the coding sequence ATGAAGCTTTCACACGCGGTGCGATCCACCACGCTCCGGCGCCCGGGTGCCGGCAGTCATCAGGGCATTGTAGCCACCCGCCTGGGTGCTGCGCTGCTTGTCCTCGGACTGCTGGCAGGCTGCGGCCAGAAAGGCCCCTTGTTCTTCCCTGGGCAAAAGCCGCCCTCCAAATCCTCAAGTTCTTCGTGA
- the lysA gene encoding diaminopimelate decarboxylase yields MTSASIAFPTPVGAPHFAYRNGTLYAEDVAITGLVEQLGSPLYVYSRAALRAAYEAYRSAIGTRNVLVCYGMKANSNLAVLKEFARMGSGFDIVSAGELRRVLAAGGDPAKVVFSGVGKTAAEMRAGLEAGVMCFNVESLPELLRLSEVAHEMGQRAPVSLRVNPDVDPGTHPYISTGLKENKFGIAIDQAVAAYRTAAALPGIRVVGVDYHIGSQITELSPFLDALDKLLDLADELKAANIHLEHLDLGGGLGIRYDKETTVPAATLIDALFERIEARGYGDRKVVFEPGRSLAGNAGILVTRVEYLKTTEVKNFAIVDAAMNDLIRPTLYDAYHGVLPVSPRDEASRKWDVVGPICESGDWLARDRRIALREGDLLALESAGAYGMVMASNYNTRPRAAEVMVDGDKAYVIRPRETVDELFASESVLP; encoded by the coding sequence ATGACCTCTGCTTCCATCGCATTCCCCACGCCCGTCGGCGCTCCCCACTTCGCTTATCGCAACGGAACCCTGTACGCCGAAGACGTCGCGATCACCGGACTGGTCGAGCAGCTTGGTTCGCCGCTGTACGTGTATTCGCGCGCCGCATTGCGTGCCGCCTACGAGGCCTATCGCAGCGCCATCGGCACCCGCAACGTGCTGGTCTGTTATGGCATGAAGGCCAACTCGAACCTGGCCGTGCTGAAGGAATTCGCACGCATGGGCTCGGGTTTCGACATCGTGTCGGCCGGTGAATTGCGCCGCGTGCTGGCGGCTGGCGGCGATCCGGCCAAGGTCGTGTTCTCGGGCGTCGGCAAGACCGCTGCCGAGATGCGCGCGGGCCTGGAAGCCGGCGTGATGTGCTTCAACGTCGAATCGCTGCCCGAACTGTTGCGCCTGTCGGAAGTCGCCCACGAAATGGGCCAACGCGCGCCCGTGTCGCTGCGCGTCAACCCCGACGTCGATCCCGGCACGCACCCGTACATTTCCACCGGGCTGAAAGAAAACAAGTTCGGCATCGCCATCGATCAGGCCGTAGCGGCCTACCGCACGGCGGCTGCGCTGCCCGGTATCCGCGTGGTCGGGGTGGATTACCACATCGGTTCGCAGATCACGGAACTGTCGCCCTTCCTGGACGCGCTCGACAAGCTGCTCGACCTGGCCGACGAACTGAAAGCTGCCAACATCCATCTGGAACACCTGGATCTGGGCGGTGGCCTGGGCATCCGTTACGACAAGGAAACCACGGTCCCGGCCGCAACGCTGATCGATGCGCTGTTCGAACGCATCGAGGCACGCGGCTACGGCGACCGCAAGGTGGTGTTCGAGCCGGGCCGCTCGCTGGCCGGCAACGCAGGCATCCTGGTGACCCGTGTCGAATATCTGAAGACGACCGAAGTGAAGAACTTCGCGATTGTCGATGCGGCCATGAACGACCTGATCCGCCCCACGCTGTATGACGCGTATCACGGCGTGCTGCCCGTCAGCCCGCGCGATGAAGCCTCACGCAAGTGGGACGTGGTCGGCCCGATCTGCGAAAGCGGTGACTGGCTGGCCCGCGACCGTCGCATCGCCCTGCGCGAAGGTGACCTGCTGGCACTGGAATCGGCCGGTGCCTACGGCATGGTGATGGCCAGCAACTACAACACGCGCCCGCGTGCAGCCGAAGTCATGGTCGATGGCGACAAGGCCTATGTGATCCGCCCGCGTGAGACGGTGGATGAGTTGTTTGCGAGTGAGTCGGTCCTTCCCTGA
- a CDS encoding Fic family protein, giving the protein MTSLGYARLIEQLSLAVTPLNRPSSTSTAVNRRVDSVDRVLFPQSVAIDDSVLGHLEFALRHEGVNLEVIDALFNVWEYPGALEVRFRQTPNSVPIRRACHLWEWLTGRPLSVGDVTVAGAYVDLFSADEYVTADRPINDKRFRIRNNALGTADFSPVVRREALATAPSLAELLERARATLASVTDPVLYERALSYLYLSETRSSFAIEKESPSSDKQERFVQLLRRAGETQQVSEDWLVSLQNAVVRDVFSHEASYRTRQNWLENADRITFFPVPQEDLARAMQGWEAFNNRSRCADVLVKMAISAFGFVYLHPFLDGNGRLHRFLIHHVLTHSGLLPPSVVVPVSAVIQKHIADYLGVLEGFSKPVTRLWNYVRADTEPLVLAHPGSGAYRFFDASREVAFLHRMVQLAVEDEIPRELAWLSGYDRAFELLNNEFDLPRSDLSALIRMAQSQQGRLSINRRKQYAHLPENVFARIEQVVTEAFSLSHPEDITPSDNSNS; this is encoded by the coding sequence ATGACATCGCTTGGGTACGCCCGTCTGATCGAGCAGCTTTCACTGGCGGTCACGCCGTTGAACAGACCGTCCTCGACCAGTACTGCGGTGAATCGCCGCGTCGACTCGGTTGATCGCGTCCTGTTTCCCCAGAGCGTGGCGATCGATGATTCCGTACTTGGTCATTTGGAGTTCGCCCTTCGCCACGAGGGAGTGAACCTGGAAGTGATCGACGCACTTTTCAATGTGTGGGAGTACCCCGGAGCACTCGAGGTTCGATTTAGACAAACGCCGAACAGCGTTCCGATTCGCCGGGCATGCCACTTGTGGGAATGGCTGACCGGGCGTCCGCTTTCTGTCGGTGACGTCACGGTTGCCGGTGCCTATGTTGATTTGTTCTCCGCTGACGAGTATGTCACTGCTGACAGACCCATCAACGACAAGCGGTTTCGTATCCGCAACAACGCCCTGGGAACGGCCGATTTTTCCCCAGTAGTTCGTCGCGAAGCACTTGCCACTGCACCTTCGCTTGCAGAATTGCTTGAACGCGCGCGCGCAACGCTGGCGTCTGTCACCGATCCAGTCTTGTACGAGCGAGCGCTAAGCTATCTGTACCTCTCCGAAACGCGAAGTAGTTTTGCTATCGAGAAAGAGAGCCCCAGCTCGGACAAGCAAGAGCGATTCGTACAGTTGCTGCGCCGAGCGGGCGAGACGCAGCAGGTCAGCGAGGACTGGCTGGTGAGCCTTCAGAACGCGGTGGTACGTGATGTGTTCAGCCACGAGGCGTCATATCGAACACGGCAAAACTGGCTGGAGAACGCCGACCGGATCACCTTCTTTCCCGTACCCCAGGAGGATCTCGCCCGCGCCATGCAAGGGTGGGAAGCATTCAACAACCGCAGTCGATGTGCCGATGTGCTCGTCAAGATGGCAATTTCGGCTTTTGGTTTTGTCTACCTGCACCCATTCCTTGATGGAAATGGTCGGCTGCATCGCTTCCTCATCCACCATGTGCTGACTCACTCTGGGCTGCTACCGCCAAGTGTCGTGGTGCCTGTGTCGGCAGTGATCCAAAAGCACATTGCAGACTATCTTGGGGTATTGGAAGGCTTCTCAAAGCCCGTCACGCGATTGTGGAACTATGTGCGCGCAGATACCGAGCCACTCGTGTTGGCACATCCTGGTAGCGGTGCCTACCGATTTTTCGACGCCAGTCGTGAGGTCGCTTTTCTTCATCGGATGGTCCAGCTTGCCGTCGAGGACGAGATTCCGCGCGAGCTCGCATGGCTGAGTGGTTACGACAGAGCATTTGAGCTTCTGAACAACGAGTTCGACTTGCCACGCAGCGACCTGTCCGCGTTGATCCGAATGGCCCAATCTCAGCAGGGAAGATTATCGATCAACCGGCGCAAGCAGTACGCTCACTTACCCGAAAATGTATTTGCCCGAATTGAGCAGGTGGTGACGGAGGCGTTCAGCCTGAGCCACCCTGAAGACATCACGCCATCGGACAACAGCAATTCCTGA